From a region of the Polyodon spathula isolate WHYD16114869_AA chromosome 31, ASM1765450v1, whole genome shotgun sequence genome:
- the LOC121303232 gene encoding leucine-rich repeat transmembrane neuronal protein 4-like isoform X2 yields MGFLVGAGRLLQAWLLVSLCLAERSCPRSCRCDGKIVYCESNGFRDVPNNVSTGCQGLSLRYNSLQKLRAGHFSGLHQLIWLYLDHNYITAVDGDAFQGTRRLKELILSSNKISQLSNHTFHAVPNLRNLDLSYNKLQALQPEQLRGLRKLLSLHLRSNALKSIPIRVFQDCRNLEFLDLGYNRLRSLTRNAFAGLLKLTELHLEHNQFSKVNFAHFPRLFNLRALYLQWNRIRSLSQGLSWTWSSLQKLDLSGNDIQAVEANMFQCLPNLQTLNLDSNKLSNVSQEAVDAWISLTTISLAGNIWECNPSLCPLVAWLRNFKGNKETTMICAGPKLVQGEKVMEAVDNYSICKETPPPATEQLLPTAQTPDRARLLPHPTLPRQGESLSSPPSPSPSSGQTSAPETEFEHVSFHKIIAGSVALFLSVAMILLVIYVSWKRYPSSLKQLQQRSLVRKRRKQTQETERPLSSPLQEYYVDYKPTNSETMDVLVNGTGPCTYTISGSRECEV; encoded by the exons ATGG GGTTCCTGGTGGGGGCTGGGCGGCTGCTCCAGGCCTGGCTCCTTGTGTCTCTATGCCTGGCAGAGCGGTCGTGCCCGCGGAGCTGCCGCTGCGATGGGAAGATCGTGTACTGCGAGTCCAACGGCTTCCGCGACGTTCCCAACAACGTATCCACGGGCTGCCAGGGCCTGTCCCTGCGCTACAACAGCCTGCAGAAGCTGCGTGCCGGACACTTCTCCGGGCTCCACCAGCTCATCTGGCTGTATCTGGACCACAACTACATCACTGCCGTAGACGGAGATGCCTTCCAGGGCACCCGTAGACTCAAGGAGCTGATCCTGAGCTCCAACAAGATCTCCCAGCTGAGCAACCACACCTTCCACGCCGTGCCCAACCTGCGCAACCTCGACCTGTCCTACAACAAACTGCAGGCTCTCCAGCCGGAGCAGCTCCGGGGCTTGAGGAAGCTGCTGAGCCTGCACCTGCGCTCCAACGCCCTCAAGAGCATACCTATCCGAGTGTTCCAGGACTGCCGCAACCTGGAGTTTCTAGACCTGGGCTACAACCGGCTGCGCAGCCTGACGCGCAATGCCTTCGCCGGCCTGCTCAAGCTCACCGAGCTGCACCTGGAGCACAACCAGTTCTCCAAGGTCAACTTTGCCCACTTTCCGCGGCTCTTCAACCTGCGCGCCCTATACCTGCAGTGGAACCGCATCCGCTCcctcagccagggcctctcctGGACCTGGAGTTCCCTGCAGAAGCTTGACCTCTCCGGGAACGACATCCAAGCCGTGGAGGCCAACATGTTCCAGTGCCTGCCCAACCTCCAAACCCTCAACCTGGACTCCAACAAGCTCAGCAACGTCTCCCAGGAGGCTGTTGATGCCTGGATCTCTCTGACCACCATCAGCCTGGCCGGCAACATCTGGGAGTGTAACCCCAGCCTCTGCCCTCTAGTGGCCTGGCTGAGGAACTTCAAGGGAAACAAGGAGACCACTATGATCTGCGCCGGGCCCAAGCTAGTGCAGGGGGAGAAGGTCATGGAGGCTGTGGACAATTACAGCATCTGTAAAGAGACCCCACCCCCAGCCACCGAACAACTACTGCCTACTGCACAGACCCCAGACAGAGCCAGGCTTCTCCCTCATCCTACTCTGCCCAGGCAGGGGGAGTCCCTCAgctcccctcccagcccctcgCCCTCCAGCGGCCAGACCTCAGCCCCCGAGACGGAGTTTGAACATGTCTCTTTCCACAAGATCATCGCGGGCAGTGTGGCGCTCTTCTTGTCAGTGGCGATGATCTTGCTGGTGATCTACGTGTCGTGGAAACGCTACCCGAGCAGCCTGAAGCAGCTGCAGCAGCGCTCGCTGGTCCGCAAGCGCCGGAAACAGACGCAGGAGACGGAGCGGCCCCTCAGCTCCCCGCTGCAGGAGTATTACGTGGACTACAAACCCACGAACTCTGAGACCATGGATGTACTGGTCAATGGGACAGGACCCTGCACCTACACCATCTCAGGCTCCAGAGAATGCGAGGTATGA